The Latilactobacillus sakei subsp. sakei DSM 20017 = JCM 1157 genome includes a window with the following:
- a CDS encoding DNA adenine methylase — MNKNPLVKPFVKWAGGKRQLIPQITKYMPKTFGRYYEPFVGGGAVFFQLQYNKSTINDFNTELFLAYNAVRDNIDELISNLKIHEANTSSDYYYEVREWDRNGIIDTKSNVERAARFIFLNKTGFNGLFRVNSQNQINTPYGKYKNPAIVNEIVLRHVSKFLNKSTIKIINGDFEDAVKGARRGDFIYFDPPYAPMVNDRQSFVGYTLNGFGADEQERLRDLVDRLTAKGVKVMLSNSSVPYIHEIYANYKDTTVIVPASRSINSKATGRGKVDEVLIMNYNYLDEN, encoded by the coding sequence ATGAATAAGAACCCACTTGTTAAGCCATTCGTGAAGTGGGCTGGTGGCAAACGTCAATTAATCCCCCAAATAACAAAGTATATGCCAAAAACTTTTGGAAGGTACTACGAACCTTTTGTTGGTGGAGGTGCTGTCTTTTTTCAACTGCAGTATAATAAATCTACTATTAATGACTTCAATACTGAACTTTTCCTTGCATATAATGCTGTTAGGGATAACATCGACGAATTAATTAGCAACTTAAAAATTCACGAAGCAAATACCAGTAGTGACTATTATTATGAAGTTCGTGAGTGGGATAGAAATGGAATTATTGATACCAAATCAAATGTTGAACGTGCTGCTCGTTTTATATTTTTGAATAAAACCGGATTTAATGGCTTATTCAGAGTTAATAGTCAAAATCAAATCAACACACCCTATGGTAAATATAAAAACCCAGCAATCGTTAATGAGATAGTTCTACGACATGTAAGTAAATTTTTAAATAAATCAACTATCAAAATTATCAACGGCGACTTCGAAGATGCTGTCAAAGGGGCAAGAAGGGGAGATTTTATATATTTTGATCCTCCATACGCCCCAATGGTCAATGATCGGCAAAGCTTTGTAGGCTACACATTAAACGGTTTTGGCGCAGATGAACAAGAGCGTTTACGAGATCTTGTAGATCGTCTGACTGCCAAAGGCGTTAAAGTAATGCTCAGTAACTCCTCTGTCCCTTATATCCATGAAATTTATGCTAATTATAAAGATACAACTGTAATTGTGCCGGCATCTCGTAGTATAAATTCAAAAGCAACAGGCAGAGGTAAAGTGGATGAAGTTTTAATCATGAACTATAACTACCTTGATGAAAATTAA
- a CDS encoding type II restriction enzyme — MTKANDAWTQLFDKYHILDQIDTNGIFNISAKQIKEFYEPRLITKYDWSSSLPELFKKNKLVILPSSRGTYTIGRFKAYQKLKYENIRPIVKTLPSWVSTWDSFGITSEAVALNVAKASGMIDHILMSDQNFPAIDTITGRLKSGDLNYKIAQRDGSLYDFHVANAQVEIDAGFESFDKLAIVEAKTHIPEDFIIRQLYHPFRVYNTLGTQKPVIPLYFTFADDIYTFYQYDFTDVNNYSSIKKVEQYSFILNRTLNLNSDVVKQISHQSPMLPESTEIVYPQANTFQTVLDMMQYLATPIDKKTLAEKFNFDVRQSDYYANSLRFLGLAKREHSKYVLTDLGQSINILPNSDFRNEKIIRQILSHITFKLVFDSYLKNNGESDDSYIDSVLAEYVPNISGKTIPRRRSTVKQWISWIFSVIE; from the coding sequence ATGACAAAAGCAAATGACGCTTGGACTCAATTATTTGATAAGTATCATATTCTAGATCAAATAGATACTAATGGTATTTTTAATATCTCCGCAAAACAAATCAAAGAATTCTATGAACCTAGACTAATAACAAAGTATGATTGGTCATCTAGTTTACCCGAGTTATTTAAGAAAAATAAGTTAGTAATACTACCTTCCTCACGTGGAACATATACAATCGGTAGATTCAAAGCATACCAGAAATTAAAATATGAAAATATACGACCAATCGTTAAAACTCTCCCTTCTTGGGTAAGTACTTGGGACTCGTTTGGTATTACATCAGAAGCAGTAGCTTTAAATGTCGCAAAAGCCTCAGGTATGATTGATCACATCCTAATGAGCGATCAAAATTTCCCCGCTATTGATACAATAACAGGTCGCCTAAAATCCGGTGATTTAAATTACAAAATTGCTCAAAGAGACGGTTCTTTATACGATTTTCATGTTGCTAATGCTCAGGTAGAGATTGATGCAGGCTTTGAAAGCTTTGATAAACTGGCTATCGTTGAGGCGAAAACCCACATACCTGAAGATTTCATTATTCGTCAACTCTATCATCCTTTTCGTGTTTATAATACTTTAGGAACACAAAAACCAGTCATTCCTCTATACTTTACTTTTGCTGATGATATATATACTTTTTATCAATATGATTTTACTGATGTCAATAATTACTCATCTATTAAAAAGGTTGAACAATACTCTTTTATATTAAATCGAACCTTAAACCTAAATTCAGATGTAGTAAAACAGATATCTCACCAAAGCCCCATGCTTCCAGAATCAACAGAAATCGTATATCCTCAAGCCAATACATTTCAAACAGTTTTAGATATGATGCAGTATTTAGCTACTCCTATTGATAAAAAAACTCTTGCTGAAAAATTTAATTTCGATGTTCGGCAAAGTGATTACTATGCAAATTCTCTTAGGTTCTTAGGGTTAGCAAAAAGGGAACATAGTAAGTATGTATTAACTGATTTAGGTCAATCAATCAATATTTTACCCAACTCTGACTTCCGCAATGAAAAAATTATTAGACAAATACTTAGCCATATCACTTTTAAACTCGTTTTTGACTCCTATTTAAAAAATAATGGCGAATCTGATGATTCCTATATCGATAGTGTCCTCGCAGAATATGTACCAAATATTAGTGGAAAAACTATTCCTCGTAGACGTAGTACAGTGAAACAATGGATTAGTTGGATTTTTTCAGTAATTGAATAG